A genomic window from Glycine max cultivar Williams 82 chromosome 17, Glycine_max_v4.0, whole genome shotgun sequence includes:
- the LOC102662216 gene encoding uncharacterized protein has translation MTTTKNKYEVCVGALPINRFVIVASRLFSRKSRVGKHDENWGQLFAPMIQQWNNRHAFRVDAYPRQECLLSFNSDYMVWYRRKTKMFVDPENAKTATLGEVAEALQYMVSPQGRKTCTFDDLVPYVEKITILSEEQERVTEPVSHGPASERQFPAQQFHMLQSSIETQGIDRRRDTVEAEEYSQQMAERGHGMYYTPQTFC, from the exons atgACGACGACGAAGAACAAGTACGAAG tttgtgtgGGAGCCTTACCCATCAACCGTTTTGTCATTGTTGCCTCCCGTTTGTTTAGTCGGAAGTCTCGCGTG GGGAAACATGACGAAAATTGGGGGCAATTGTTCGCCCCAATGATTCAGCAGTGGAATAATCGCCATGCATTTAGGGTCGACGCTTATCCCCGACAAGAATgcctattgagttttaactcggactacatggtctggtataggcgaaagacaaagatgtttgttgacccAGAAAATGCAAAGACggctacattg GGTGAAGTTGCGGAGGCATTACAATACATGGTgtctcctcaagggaggaaAACATGCACatttgatgatctcgtgccttatgtggaaaaaattacaattttatccgaagagcaagagagagtcactgagccagtgtcacatggtcccgcatcagagcgtcaatttcccgcacaacagtttcacatgcttcagtCAAGTATTGAAACTCAGGGGATAGACAGAAGAAGGGACACTGTTGAAGCGGaagaatattcccaacaaatggcggagcgtggccatggaatgtattacacgccacaaACATTTTGCTGA